In Sesamum indicum cultivar Zhongzhi No. 13 unplaced genomic scaffold, S_indicum_v1.0 scaffold00120, whole genome shotgun sequence, a single window of DNA contains:
- the LOC105179042 gene encoding probable mannitol dehydrogenase — protein sequence MANLSQKAFGWAATDTSGVLSPFHFSRRENGADDVTIKILYCGICHSDLHTAKNEWGFTKYPVVPGHEIVGLVTKTGSNVESFKVGDRVGVGVLVGSCRTCDICQQDLENYCRKMIFTYNSTDKDGTRTYGGYSDIIVVDQHFVLRFPDNLPSDAGAPLLCAGITVYSPMKYYGMTEPGKHLGVAGLGGLGHVAVKFGKAFGLKVTVISTSPKKEAEAINKLGADAFLVSSDPVQLKAAMGTMDFIIDTIAAVHPLAPLLDLLKMNGKLVTVGLPDKPLELPIFPLVLGRKLVGGSDIGGMKETQEMLDFCGKHGITADIELIRMDYINTALERVSKSDVRYRFVIDVGNSLASL from the exons ATGGCGAATCTCTCGCAAAAGGCTTTTGGGTGGGCGGCGACTGATACCTCCGGGGTTCTCTCTCCTTTCCACTTTTCTCGAag GGAAAACGGTGCTGATGATGTTACAATCAAAATACTGTACTGTGGAATTTGCCACTCTGATTTGCACACTGCAAAGAATGAATGGGGCTTCACGAAGTACCCTGTAGTCCCCGG ACATGAAATTGTTGGGCTTGTGACTAAAACTGGGAGCAATGTTGAGAGTTTCAAGGTTGGTGACAGAGTTGGGGTTGGAGTGTTAGTGGGCTCCTGCAGAACATGTGACATCTGCCAGCAAGACCTGGAGAACTACTGTCGTAAAATGATATTCACATACAATTCCACCGATAAAGATGGCACAAGGACATATGGTGGTTATTCTGATATAATCGTTGTTGACCAGCACTTTGTGCTTCGTTTTCCTGATAACCTTCCATCAGATGCTGGTGCACCCTTATTGTGTGCTGGGATCACCGTCTACAGCCCAATGAAATACTATGGAATGACTGAGCCGGGGAAGCATTTGGGCGTGGCTGGACTTGGTGGACTTGGCCATGTTGCCGTTAAGTTTGGAAAGGCTTTCGGGTTGAAAGTTACTGTCATCAGCACTTCCCCCAAAAAAGAAGCTGAAGCCATCAACAAGCTTGGTGCTGATGCTTTCCTTGTTAGTTCTGATCCTGTTCAGTTGAAG GCTGCTATGGGCACAATGGACTTCATCATTGATACCATTGCTGCGGTCCATCCCTTGGCCCCATTGCTTGATCTGCTGAAGATGAACGGGAAACTAGTTACAGTTGGCTTGCCAGATAAACCACTGGAGCTACCTATTTTTCCCCTAGTATTAG GTCGGAAGCTTGTTGGTGGAAGTGACATTGGAGGCATGAAGGAGACGCAAGAGATGCTGGATTTCTGCGGGAAGCACGGCATAACTGCAGACATTGAACTGATACGGATGGATTACATAAACACTGCCCTGGAACGTGTCTCCAAATCTGATGTCAGGTATCGATTTGTGATCGATGTGGGCAACTCCTTGGCTAGTCTTTGA
- the LOC105179043 gene encoding probable mediator of RNA polymerase II transcription subunit 26c: MDPEEFRAILSRSGVGIWAMIEAAIRVASSDYGEELRRRRDKIVESLYAPAAQLCRSCNGDVHQNVAQDEQYYPQNISTVYNNSDDIDNNISKKYNNDDDNNNMNSNEDFSKSPSTPESNHRDFSGGEAEEDLDPYGGLFDDEQTKIVTIKEQLEDPNQSEDAVVELLQNLADMDITFQALKETDIGRHVNRLRKHPSNEVRRLVKQLVRKWKETVDEWVKVNQPQGTSNLIADGDSPQQSIPKNQENGHHQVPDFGYSPNPQNGRSSVERNYAEHETKPRQPQFAPRREAPSKPPQSVPKSASAPPNRAQREPVIDDERLNSARRRLQENYQEAQNAKKQRTIQVMDIHEIPKPKNAFFAKNKGGFQGRHHR, encoded by the exons ATGGATCCGGAAGAATTTCGGGCGATTTTGTCGAGATCGGGAGTCGGAATTTGGGCGATGATTGAGGCGGCGATTAGAGTCGCCAGCTCAGACTACGGCGAGGAGTTGCGCCGCCGCCGCGATAAAATTGTCGAGTCGCTTTACGCGCCGGCGGCGCAGCTCTGTCGGAGCTGCAACGGGGACGTCCACCAGAACGTCGCTCAGGACGAGCAGTATTATCCGCAAAATATTAGTACCGtttataataatagtgatgATATTGATAACAATATTAGTAAGAAgtataataatgatgatgataataacAATATGAATTCGAATGAGGATTTTAGTAAGAGTCCGTCGACTCCGGAGTCAAACCATCGGGATTTTAGTGGTGGAGAAGCCGAAGAGGATTTGGACCCCTACGGAGGGTTGTTTGATGATGAGCAGACCAAAATTGTCACCATCAAAGAGCAGCTGGAAGATCCAAACCAG AGTGAAGATGCTGTGGTGGAATTGCTCCAAAACCTGGCAGATATGGATATCACGTTTCAAGCTCTGAAG GAAACTGATATAGGAAGGCATGTGAATCGATTGCGAAAGCATCCATCAAATGAAGTTCGCAGATTGGTGAAGCAGCTTGTCAG AAAATGGAAGGAAACTGTGGATGAATGGGTTAAGGTGAACCAACCACAAGGAACTTCAAACCTCATTG CTGATGGGGACTCACCTCAGCAGAGCatacccaaaaatcaagaaaatggcCATCACCAG GTTCCAGATTTTGGGTACTCCCCGAATCCACAGA ATGGGAGGTCTAGTGTGGAAAGGAATTATGCAGAACATGAAACAAAGCCCAGACAACCACAGTTTGCTCCTCGAAGAGAAGCTCCATCAAAACCACCACAATCAGTTCCTAAATCTGCTTCTGCTCCACCAAAT AGAGCACAAAGAGAACCAGTCATAGATGATGAGAGGCTGAATTCAGCAAGAAGGCGGCTTCAAGAGAACTACCAAGAAGCTCAGAACG CCAAAAAGCAACGGACGATTCAAGTGATGGATATTCATGAGATTCCCAAACCAAAGAACGCCTTCTTTGCCAAGAACAAAGGCGGCTTTCAAGGGAGGCACCATCGGTGA